Part of the Cystobacter ferrugineus genome, CCATGAGGACGACATCCGGGCGGGACTCGCTCAGGCGCCGCAGCGCCTCGGCGCCGGTGCCACACACGGACACCTCATAGCCCTCGTCCCTCAGCACGTCGGCGACGACCTGCTGCACGTCGAATTCGTCCTCGACAACCAGGATGGTCTTCAACGGCCCCTCCTGGAGGGCCGCGCGCGCCCCTTGCCCTTCGGACCGCGGGTTGCCGCGCCCTTCTTCTTCGCGGCCTTCCTGACCCGGGGCGCCGCGCGCACCTCGCGCACGTGCCCGCTGAGGATGGACTCGGCGCTCTGGAAGGACTCGGCCACGTCGATGCCGCCGGGGGTGATGTGGAACTCGCGCAGCGAGGTGTCGTAGCGGCTCTCTCGCATCTTCATGACGGACAGGAGCCGGTAGATCTGCGAGCGCAACTCCACGTAGCGCAGCAGCACCACGGACTCCGCCACGTTGGCCAGCTCGGGCGTGGGCAGCACCAGCTCGGACTGGAACAGCTCGAGCTCGTCGGTGATGACGGTGGTGATGTCCAGCGAGCGCAACTGGTTGGTGAGCGCCGACAGGAAGATGGGGACGCGCTCCGGGTAGACCGCCGCGGCGCGAAAGCCCTCGGCCCCGTCGATGAACAGGCGCCGGCGCTCGCTCGCCGAGTCGGCCCGGATCTTCTCCAGCAGTTGCTCGGCCAGCGAGTCCATGAGGTGCTCGAGCGGAGGCTGCCACACCAGCGAGATGCTGCCGTCCTGGACGTAGCGCTCCAGGGGGATGCCCACCGCCTCGGCCTTCTCGATGAGGCGGGGGGGAGGCTCATAGAAGCCGAAGTACGTGCCCCGCTGGCCCTGCCGGGCCCCCTCCACCAGGAAGGAGAGTCCGAGCAGCGTCTTGCCCGTGCCGGGCGAGCCCACGAGCGCGGTGGTGGACCCCGAGGGCAGACCTCCCCCGAGCATCTCGTCGAAGCGGGGCAGGCCGAAGGCCATGCGCAGACGCTGCTCGCGGGCGGAGGGGCCCGGGTGGGCGAACTGCACCTCGGTCCGGGGATGGATGGAGATTCCGTCGGAGGAGATCTCCACCTCGTGACGGCCCCGGAGGTAGTCGCTGCCCCGGAACTTGTGCACCGTCAGCTCGCGCACCGCCCGCGGGCCGATGAGCCGATCCGACAGCTCGATGACCCCATCGACCAGGGCGTTCTCCGTGTGCGTGCGATCACGCATGTTGGAGATGAGGAACGTGGTGCACCCCAGCAGACTGGCGAGCGCCTGGAGGGAGTGCACGAATTCGCCGTAGGCCTGGACGGTGGGAGCGAACTGCTCGGCGCTCTCCATGCCATCGATGACGAACACGGTGGCCCGCCGCTCGCGCAGCGTGCCGCGGATGAGCTCCAGCAGCCCGCTGAAACCCTGGTCCCGCACCACCTTGTAGCCGCTGATGTAGTAGAGCTTGTCGGGAATTTCCTCCAACCGGAAGAAGCGCAAGGACTCGAGGTGGCGCAACATCTTCGCGTGCGACTCGATGAGCAGGGTCATGTAGACGCACCGCCCATCACTCTTGTCGATGTGGTTGAAGCACAGCTGGTTGGCGAGGATCGTCTTGCCACTGCCAGGCGGGCCCATCAGCGCGTAGATGCCGCCCTGCTTGAAGCCCCCCTTGAGGATGAAATCCAGGCGGGGAATGCCACTCTCGACGCGCTCATCGCGCGGTGGCTGCACCGAATCGTCCGTGTCGGATCCGCTCATTCCGCCTGCCATGCTCCCAAGTCGTTCCCGCGTGGAGGGATGTGCCACAAGCAGGGGACGTCCGAGCACGCGTAAAACCAGGGCCGCGCCAAACCGTCGCATGGCGGACGGATGCGCGTGAGCGGGCCTACCCGGCCCGGGCCGGCAGCAGACCCGCCCGTTCCAGCCGCTCGCGGACGCGCCCGGCCAGCTCCGCGTGCGCCGGATTGCCCGGAGAAAAGGGCTCCGGCGTGAGGATGATGAGCGTGCCCAGTTCCTCCACCGGCTCGACGCGCACCGAGCGCGGCAGGGAGGGAACGCGCCCATGCGCTCGCGAGAAGTACATGAGCCAGCCGATGCACGCGCCATCCGCCTCCACCACCCTCCTGGCGGAGGGATCCTCCTCGGACACCACCGCGCACCGGTCCGGCTCCCAGGCCAGCACCATGGCACGCACCACCTGCTTGAGCACCGGCACGGTGAGCACGCGCTGCGCGGCCGCCCCCTCGCGCGGCAGGTGGAGCAGACAACCATTGGCGTAGAAGGGCGTCCCCGAGCCACAGGTGAGATTGAGCAGCCCACCCCGCCCCGTCTGCTCCTGCCCCGTCCACGCATCGAAGTAGAAGGCGTCCCGGCCGAGCCGGTACTTCTTGCGCTCGAAGAAGCGCAGGAAGGTCTCCGCGGTGGGCGTGAAAGGCAGCCGCAGCGCGTTCTTGCGGGAGTAGGCGTACTCGAACCAACGGGAATAGGCCGGATCGCACCCGGCCAGCAGACGGAAGAACTCCTCCGCCCGCGCGGCACACTCCGCGGCGGACTCCTTGCGGCCTCCCCAATGCGCCCCCGCCTGGAAACGTTCCATCCGCCATGTCATACGCCATGGGTAACAAAGGCACCACCCGGAAGCGCATCGGAGCCCGGGAGAAACGCCAGGATGCGGCGGCCCAGGGCCC contains:
- a CDS encoding Imm52 family immunity protein codes for the protein MERFQAGAHWGGRKESAAECAARAEEFFRLLAGCDPAYSRWFEYAYSRKNALRLPFTPTAETFLRFFERKKYRLGRDAFYFDAWTGQEQTGRGGLLNLTCGSGTPFYANGCLLHLPREGAAAQRVLTVPVLKQVVRAMVLAWEPDRCAVVSEEDPSARRVVEADGACIGWLMYFSRAHGRVPSLPRSVRVEPVEELGTLIILTPEPFSPGNPAHAELAGRVRERLERAGLLPARAG
- a CDS encoding ATPase domain-containing protein, with the protein product MSGSDTDDSVQPPRDERVESGIPRLDFILKGGFKQGGIYALMGPPGSGKTILANQLCFNHIDKSDGRCVYMTLLIESHAKMLRHLESLRFFRLEEIPDKLYYISGYKVVRDQGFSGLLELIRGTLRERRATVFVIDGMESAEQFAPTVQAYGEFVHSLQALASLLGCTTFLISNMRDRTHTENALVDGVIELSDRLIGPRAVRELTVHKFRGSDYLRGRHEVEISSDGISIHPRTEVQFAHPGPSAREQRLRMAFGLPRFDEMLGGGLPSGSTTALVGSPGTGKTLLGLSFLVEGARQGQRGTYFGFYEPPPRLIEKAEAVGIPLERYVQDGSISLVWQPPLEHLMDSLAEQLLEKIRADSASERRRLFIDGAEGFRAAAVYPERVPIFLSALTNQLRSLDITTVITDELELFQSELVLPTPELANVAESVVLLRYVELRSQIYRLLSVMKMRESRYDTSLREFHITPGGIDVAESFQSAESILSGHVREVRAAPRVRKAAKKKGAATRGPKGKGRARPSRRGR